The Spirosoma radiotolerans genome has a window encoding:
- a CDS encoding P-loop NTPase family protein, with amino-acid sequence MSYRSLKASKLLAISTLGELKAAGYETRSIKQELRDNLIDRIKEKEVVFPGIWGYEDTVIPDVERAILSMHHINLLGLRGQAKTRIARLMVNLLDEYIPVVAGSELNDDPLMPLSRFAVDLIAEKGDQTPITWLHRNDRYTEKLATPDVSVADLIGDVDPIKAATLKLPYSDERTIHYGLIPRSHRCIFVINELPDLQARIQVSLFNILQEGDIQIRGFKLRLPLDIQFVFTANPEDYTNRGSIVTPLKDRIDSQIVTHYPKSIEIGKKITMQEAVVKTEQKGMVKTNDLIADLIEQIALEARESEYVDSKSGVSARMTISAYENLLSSAERRALINGEKDTYVRIADLYGVVPAICGKVELVYEGEVEGPVIVAQNLIGKAIRNQFLAYFPNPEKAKKDKRGNPYKKITDWFGDGNVMDFLNELTNRDYEARLRTIDGLDDLVDQFHPRLSKTEKLFMMEFALHGLAEHSLVGKKAMDTGLTFKDLLGSMFNPGTSFGEEEEEDDDDRF; translated from the coding sequence ATGAGCTACCGCAGCCTGAAAGCATCTAAATTACTGGCAATCTCTACGCTTGGCGAACTCAAAGCCGCCGGGTATGAAACCCGCTCAATCAAACAGGAACTGCGGGACAATTTAATCGACCGAATCAAGGAAAAGGAAGTGGTTTTTCCGGGTATATGGGGCTATGAAGATACGGTTATTCCAGATGTGGAACGGGCCATCCTCTCCATGCACCATATTAATTTATTAGGGTTGCGTGGGCAGGCCAAGACGCGTATTGCCCGCCTGATGGTCAATCTGTTGGATGAGTATATTCCGGTGGTGGCCGGGTCCGAACTGAACGATGATCCGCTCATGCCGCTGTCCCGTTTTGCCGTCGACCTGATTGCTGAGAAAGGCGATCAGACGCCCATCACCTGGTTGCACCGGAATGACCGCTATACTGAAAAGCTCGCCACCCCCGATGTATCGGTCGCCGACCTGATTGGGGACGTGGACCCGATCAAAGCCGCTACGCTTAAACTGCCTTACTCGGACGAACGGACGATTCACTATGGGTTGATTCCTCGGTCGCACCGCTGTATTTTCGTCATCAACGAGTTGCCTGATCTTCAGGCCCGTATTCAGGTGTCGCTGTTCAATATCTTACAGGAGGGCGACATTCAGATTCGTGGGTTCAAGCTTCGGTTGCCGCTGGATATTCAATTCGTCTTTACCGCCAACCCGGAAGATTACACCAACCGCGGCAGTATCGTGACGCCCCTGAAAGACCGTATCGACTCCCAGATTGTGACCCACTATCCGAAATCAATCGAAATTGGGAAAAAAATTACGATGCAGGAAGCGGTCGTGAAAACCGAGCAGAAAGGCATGGTGAAAACCAATGACCTGATTGCTGACCTGATTGAGCAGATTGCCCTGGAAGCGCGCGAGAGTGAATACGTCGATTCGAAAAGTGGTGTATCGGCCCGGATGACAATTTCGGCTTACGAAAACCTGCTTTCCTCGGCCGAACGGCGGGCGCTGATCAACGGCGAAAAAGATACCTATGTGCGTATTGCCGACCTATATGGCGTAGTACCAGCCATTTGTGGCAAGGTAGAACTGGTTTATGAAGGTGAGGTAGAAGGACCGGTTATTGTGGCCCAGAATCTGATCGGCAAAGCCATTCGGAATCAATTCCTGGCTTATTTCCCGAATCCTGAAAAAGCTAAAAAAGACAAACGTGGTAATCCGTACAAGAAAATTACGGATTGGTTTGGTGATGGCAACGTCATGGACTTCCTCAATGAACTAACCAACCGGGATTACGAAGCCCGGCTACGTACCATCGATGGCCTCGACGATCTGGTTGACCAGTTTCATCCGCGCCTGAGTAAAACGGAAAAGCTATTCATGATGGAGTTTGCTCTGCATGGCCTGGCCGAACACTCGTTGGTGGGCAAAAAAGCAATGGACACGGGTCTGACGTTCAAAGACCTGCTTGGTTCGATGTTTAACCCCGGCACCAGCTTTGGTGAAGAGGAGGAAGAGGATGACGACGATCGGTTCTAG